A stretch of DNA from Candidatus Methanomethylicota archaeon:
CTCCTTTTTTTATTAATATATTACTAGAATTTATTTTATTAAAAGTAGGAAAAGCTTTTTCATTTATTATTAATTTTACTAATTTTTTATTATCAATATTAGAAAGTAAGTCAATAATTCCAGAATAAATGCTCATGTCTAAATAACCTATTACACCATGTAATTCTTTTTTAAAAGAAGAAAACATATTTCTAATTCTATTCACAATACCTAATTGAGATTTAATAAACCATACTTCTGAACTTTCAGCAGATTTTGCATCATATATTGGTTGAAGTTCATTTATGAAAATATCTTCAATTTTATTAATTCTATTTTTATATTCAGATTTTATAATTTCTATAACTTCTAATGGAGGCTTAGCTTTAAATTGCATTGGTCTACCATGACCAATTTCAATCCATCCTTTTAAAGCTAAATTTTCTAAAATATTATAAACTTTAGTATATGGAATGCCTGTACTTTCACTTATTTCTTTTGCAGTAGAAGGACTGTGTAAAACAAGTTTTAAGTATACTAAAGATTCATAATTACTAAAGCCCATTTCTTTTAATTTTTCAAAAGCTCTTGTAAATTTTAAATCTTTCATATTCACCACTTTTAGTGAATAAAATTAATATTTTTATATTTTTTTGAAAAAAATTAATGGAATTTGCTATTGAAATTGATGGATTAACTAAAAAATTTGGAAATTTTAAAGCAGTAGATAATCTAAGCCTTAAAGTTAAAATTGGAGAAATATTTGGTTTATTAGGTCCAAATGGAGCTGGAAAGACTACAACAATAAGAATGCTATGTGGATTGATGAGACCATCTGAAGGAAGTATAAGAATTTATGAATACAAAATGCCAGAGGAAAGAAATCAAGCTATAAAGATAATAGGTTATATGGCTCAAAGATTTAGCCTTTATGAAGATTTAACAATAATGGAAAATTTAGAATTTTTTGGAAATCTCTATGGAATTAATGGAGTGAATTTGAAAAATAGAATAATAGAACTTTTAGAATTTCTTGAATTAAAGGAGTTTAAAGATAGATTAGCAGGTAAATTAAGTGGTGGAATGAAACAAAGATTAGCTCTTGCAGTAGCATTACTTCATAGACCAAAATTATTAATTTTAGATGAACCTACAGCTGGTGTAGACCCTCCTATAAGAAGAGCTTTTTGGGAATATTTAAGAAGCTTAAATAAAGAAGGAGTTACAATTTTAATAACTACGCATTATATGGATGAAGCTGAGAATTGTGATAGAATTGCTTTAATGAATAGAGGTAAGTTAATTGCCATTGGAAGTCCAAGAGAGTTAAAAAAAATGGCATTTGGTGGAGATTTAGTAGAAATAAAAATTCAAGGAAAATTAAATAAATTAGAAGAAATAAAAATTTTAGAAGAAAAAAACTATGGTGAATTTTCTTCATTAAAAATATTACTTAAAGATGCTTCTTCAGAATTGCCAAAATTATTGAAATTATTTGATGAAAAAAGTGTAAAAGTAATTTCTGCAGAACCAATAAACGTAACTCTTGAAGAAGTTTTCATAAAAATGGTGATGGAGAATTGAAGTTAATTGCCATAGTTTTAAAAGAATTAAGACAATTTAGAAGAGATTCAAGATCATTAGTAATGATAGCAATGATTCCATTAATAGTAATGTTATTATTTGGAATTGGATATGGAGGTAGAGAAAGTGGAAGAATTGGAATTGGTATTGTAAATTTAGATGGAAAATCAATTAGTTGGATATTTATAGATTCAATAACAAGAGTACAAGGCTTTGAAATAAAAGCTTATGGAAGTAGTATTGAAGAAGGAAGGAGAATGGTAGAAGAAGGAAAAGTTTATGCAGTTATTGTAATACCTTCAGGATTTACTGAAAGTATAATAAAAGGTAATTCAACACAAGTACTCATAATAGTTGATGAAAGTATAACAACTATTGCAAGTACTATTAGAAGTTCAATGTTTGCAGTTACATATAAATTTCAAGAAGAAATTTCTAGAAGTAATGGAGGAAGATTTATTGAATTAATTTATAATTCAGTATATGGACCAAAAATTACTAATTTAGAAGCATTTACACCTCTTGTAATTGGTATTGTACTTCAATTAGTACCTACAACTTTAATATCAATTGCTATATGTAAAGAAAAAGAAAGAGGGACTTTTGAACAACTCATAATGTCTCCAGTAAGTAAATTTGACATTATATTTGGAAAACTTATGGCATTTTTCATAGCCACATTAATAGATATGTTTGCAACTTTAGGAATTGCAGTATTATTATTTAATGTTAATATAAAAGGTAGTATTATAGATGCTATAATATTATCTACAATTTTTCTTTTAGGATCATTAGGATTAGGAATGTTAATATCAGTACTATCTAGAAATCAACTTCAAGCAAATCAAGCATCTATTTTCATATTCATACCAGCATTATTATTTAGTGGTGCACTTATTCCAATAGATATACTATCACCTTCAGCTAGAATAATAGCAAATTTTACACCCATGTATTATTTCGTATCTGCATTTAGAGATATTATGTTAAAAGGCATTAATCTTTTTAAAGTTTTAAATCAATTATTGGCTTTAATAGTATATGCAATTACAATGCTTTTAATTGCATTAATAGTATTAAGATTAAGAGTGGATTAATATGAGGATTAATATTATAAAAGCTATTTCAATTTTATTTTTAATAATAAGTATTCAAAATTTGAATTGTGAAGAAAATAATTTTCAATTAAAAGATGTAAATTGGAGTGTATTAAATATAGGCGTAGGAAATAGTACTTGTGAAATAGTTTTAAGATATAATGGTGATGAACCTTGTAATAATATAGTAGCAGAGTTAGATGTATCAGAAATAAGTGAAAAATATACTACTATTACTGAAACTTATAACAATTATATAGAAAAAGGAGAAATTTTATATCTTAGATTTACATTTGATGTATCTTCATCATGTAAACTTGGTTGGTATGAAGTTCCATTAAAATTATGTTATAATAAAAATGGAAGAGTATTTTGGGAATATTTTAAAATAATTTTAACAATAAATGGAAAACCAAATCTTGAAGTATTATTAAATAAAAATAATATAATAAGAGGATTAGTAAATGAAATAGAAGTAAATATAGTAAATAAAGGAGATGGATTAGCAAGAAATATTATATTAACAATTCAAAGTCAAGATGTTTATTTAACAATAATAAATGGAAGTGAATTTAGAAGAGATTTTCTAGCTCCATTAGACTCTTGGAATATAAGTATAAAAGCATTAGCCCAACTCAATATAAGAGATGGAACGAATATAATTGTAAATCTAAGATATGAAGATCAAAATAATAATGTATATACAAAAAGTATAACATTTGGATTTAAAGTAGAAGAATATAAAGAACCAAAATTTAATATAAATGTTAATACAAC
This window harbors:
- a CDS encoding ABC transporter permease, whose product is MKLIAIVLKELRQFRRDSRSLVMIAMIPLIVMLLFGIGYGGRESGRIGIGIVNLDGKSISWIFIDSITRVQGFEIKAYGSSIEEGRRMVEEGKVYAVIVIPSGFTESIIKGNSTQVLIIVDESITTIASTIRSSMFAVTYKFQEEISRSNGGRFIELIYNSVYGPKITNLEAFTPLVIGIVLQLVPTTLISIAICKEKERGTFEQLIMSPVSKFDIIFGKLMAFFIATLIDMFATLGIAVLLFNVNIKGSIIDAIILSTIFLLGSLGLGMLISVLSRNQLQANQASIFIFIPALLFSGALIPIDILSPSARIIANFTPMYYFVSAFRDIMLKGINLFKVLNQLLALIVYAITMLLIALIVLRLRVD
- a CDS encoding ABC transporter ATP-binding protein, translating into MEFAIEIDGLTKKFGNFKAVDNLSLKVKIGEIFGLLGPNGAGKTTTIRMLCGLMRPSEGSIRIYEYKMPEERNQAIKIIGYMAQRFSLYEDLTIMENLEFFGNLYGINGVNLKNRIIELLEFLELKEFKDRLAGKLSGGMKQRLALAVALLHRPKLLILDEPTAGVDPPIRRAFWEYLRSLNKEGVTILITTHYMDEAENCDRIALMNRGKLIAIGSPRELKKMAFGGDLVEIKIQGKLNKLEEIKILEEKNYGEFSSLKILLKDASSELPKLLKLFDEKSVKVISAEPINVTLEEVFIKMVMEN
- a CDS encoding helix-turn-helix domain-containing protein, which codes for MKDLKFTRAFEKLKEMGFSNYESLVYLKLVLHSPSTAKEISESTGIPYTKVYNILENLALKGWIEIGHGRPMQFKAKPPLEVIEIIKSEYKNRINKIEDIFINELQPIYDAKSAESSEVWFIKSQLGIVNRIRNMFSSFKKELHGVIGYLDMSIYSGIIDLLSNIDNKKLVKLIINEKAFPTFNKINSSNILIKKGENVIPFNVILSDKGEILFHLVVGLDRPQDEHKNFAVYIFDKSLAKIIYEYFEHLWRSMN